The bacterium region TCTTCTTTTTGCCGACGTAGTGGCCGATATTTATCTGGTTCCAGTTTTCGTCAAAAGAGACGGCGCAGGAATCGTCTTGATTCGGCTGAATGATGATCACCTGGGCCTTGGACGAAGGTGCCCACGCCATGAGCATGGCCACCGCGATGCTGAGATAGATGCTTGATTTAATTGGTTTAATCATAAAATCCCCCGCTAGGAATTGGTGTTTTCTCAAAGGAAAATCTACTTTGTTTTGATCCGGTTGAAATCACCCAAACTGGGGAATTTTGGTGGCAAACGCATGGGTTTCTGGCCCTGCTCCGGGATTTTTCAATTGAAAAGTCCCGGCGGCAGCTTTTAAGATTTAGCTTCGATACTCCGGCTCCGGGGAAGGGAAGAAGTGGCAACCTAAGGATTCGTGGTCATCGGCGATTAGCACCTGGATTTTCTCTCACGAGCGCCTTCATCCTCGACAAATAGATTCTCTCACCCCCTGAGCGCGTCATTGGATTCCGGCTATCCAGGGGGGGCTATGCCTAGTTTGGACTTTCGCGAAAAAGCGACAGCGAGCATTTTACGAGCCGCTTACGAAGCTTCCACCTGGGAAGAATTCGGGGCGCAAGCCGTCACCTCCCTTGACCAGCTTTTCAACACCAGCCTCTCGATTCTTTTCCGATCCGACGAGCGGGGACCCGTGATCGCCAGCGCGGGAGCGATCGAGATCCACCTCCAATGGGCGGAAAAATATTTTCATTGCGATCCCATGATTCCGGCCATTTCCGCCAGGAACCAGGGACTCTTGCAAGCCTCCGACTGCCCGGAATGGCGGGCCTTCTTGAAAGCTCCCGTTTATGTTGATCTGGCAAAGTCCTGCGGAGTGCACGATTACTTCATGTTCCGCTTCAGCGAGGCCCAGCCTTACAAGTCGGGCTGCGTTCAACTCTTGTTGGCCCGCGGCCATCATCAGGCGAGCTTCAACCGCGAAGAGCGCCGCAGGGCCGAAAGCCTCCTGCCGCCGCTCCAAGCCTTGGGAAGATGGATCGATCGCTCCAGAATTTTAAGTGACTCCTGCTCCACCCTGGAGGGAGTCCTGGACTCGGAAGGGCGCCCCAAGATCGCTTTCGACATCGACGGCAAGCTGCTCTGCGCCTCGCGGACGGCCGAGAAGCTGGTTGGCCTTGAAACCCGCGGCCGTTTTCGGATCTCGGAAGAGCTCCGGGCGGCGGTGCGGCGCTTCGGAGATTTAGTGAAAGAGCGAAGTTCCGAAGCCCCCTCGCCTCAGGTCGCCCTTTATGGAAAAAACGCCCAGCCGATCCAAGTCACCCTCCGCCTGGCCAAAACCCGCTCCGGAAATCCCTTCGTCTTGGCCGAGGTGGAAAGGGCCGATTTACTGGCTCAAATCCCCCAGCTCGGAGAGGTCGCGCAGCGCTACGGCTTGACCAAGACCGAAACCGAGGTTCTCCGCCTGCTGGCGCAGGGACTTACCGACCAAGAGATCGCGC contains the following coding sequences:
- a CDS encoding response regulator transcription factor, which encodes MPSLDFREKATASILRAAYEASTWEEFGAQAVTSLDQLFNTSLSILFRSDERGPVIASAGAIEIHLQWAEKYFHCDPMIPAISARNQGLLQASDCPEWRAFLKAPVYVDLAKSCGVHDYFMFRFSEAQPYKSGCVQLLLARGHHQASFNREERRRAESLLPPLQALGRWIDRSRILSDSCSTLEGVLDSEGRPKIAFDIDGKLLCASRTAEKLVGLETRGRFRISEELRAAVRRFGDLVKERSSEAPSPQVALYGKNAQPIQVTLRLAKTRSGNPFVLAEVERADLLAQIPQLGEVAQRYGLTKTETEVLRLLAQGLTDQEIAQRLFISRDTVHTHAGHLFGKLGVNSRLQAALVAHGLPFNREYFSN